The proteins below come from a single Parageobacillus thermoglucosidasius genomic window:
- the hypF gene encoding carbamoyltransferase HypF: protein MLTRKELPNISRFQTIVKAGGLMKIAQRIHIYGVVQGVGFRPFVFRAAKRWGLSGWVRNGESGVDIHVEGDAGAVQQFVREIMECPPASAKITNLEIKDAAIQEAADFNILESMRHDRPTVHIPADLAVCSACLSELFDPVNRRYLYPYINCTDCGPRYTVIERLPYDRPYTTMRAWLMCPDCSAEYHNPADRRFHAQPTACPGCGPHYYVRWQGGEMHGDEKAIEKTAELLRTGRIVAIKGLGGYHLACDAENEEAVRELRKRKRRSAKPFALMVKDIETAKKLIDISAEEEKLLTSSARPIVLARARRSLPGVAPDNSDLGIMLPYTPLHHLLFHFGAPHVLVMTSANRSSEPIIYEDDKAAKALEGIADVWLVGERPIARRVDDSVVRVTPFGPAVLRRARGYAPLPVAQLPSARPILAVGSDLKNAVTLVVNGQAVVSQHLGDLVKYEVYMSFEQTVYDLLSMYDVPLQETIVAYDLHPDYRSSAFAYGLEAYRHIGIQHHRAHVASVLAERNALDKRVIGVALDGTGFGDDGAIWGGELFVGSAVEGLERRGHLRYAMLPGGDAAARMPLQALAGFFADEPELAMDVGKRLSFPERFFTAVKMVEKRLRTFPTTSVGRLFDAAAALLGFTETISFEGQAAIWLEHLARTAPLEKVYSFPWDGKELDYLPLLKEMAADRLNGRDVAMIARSFHRSVAEGIFRSVRFLGAAYGIDTVVLSGGAFQNSLLLADLQALFLENDMHVWIGKGVPPNDGGISLGQAALAAVSNSMR from the coding sequence TTGTTAACTAGAAAGGAATTGCCAAACATCTCCCGCTTCCAAACGATAGTGAAAGCAGGTGGTTTAATGAAAATCGCGCAGCGTATTCACATTTATGGTGTTGTGCAAGGGGTTGGCTTCCGTCCTTTTGTCTTTCGTGCAGCAAAACGGTGGGGACTCAGCGGATGGGTGCGCAATGGAGAAAGCGGCGTGGATATCCATGTGGAAGGGGATGCAGGCGCCGTTCAACAATTTGTCCGGGAAATTATGGAGTGCCCTCCTGCTTCAGCCAAAATAACCAATTTAGAAATCAAAGATGCAGCTATACAAGAAGCGGCTGATTTTAACATTTTGGAAAGCATGCGCCACGATCGGCCGACAGTGCATATTCCTGCTGATCTTGCCGTTTGCTCAGCATGTTTGTCTGAATTGTTCGATCCGGTTAACCGCCGCTATCTTTATCCATACATCAATTGCACAGATTGTGGACCCCGCTATACTGTCATTGAACGCCTGCCATATGACCGTCCTTATACGACAATGCGCGCATGGCTTATGTGTCCGGATTGTTCGGCGGAATATCATAACCCGGCAGACCGCCGGTTTCATGCGCAGCCGACGGCTTGTCCCGGGTGCGGCCCTCATTATTATGTGCGGTGGCAGGGCGGGGAAATGCATGGGGATGAAAAAGCGATTGAAAAAACAGCAGAGCTCCTTCGTACTGGGCGCATCGTAGCAATTAAAGGGCTTGGCGGCTATCATTTGGCATGTGATGCTGAAAACGAAGAAGCAGTACGGGAGCTTCGAAAGAGGAAGCGACGCAGCGCAAAACCGTTTGCGCTGATGGTGAAAGATATCGAAACGGCCAAAAAACTCATCGATATATCAGCAGAAGAAGAGAAGCTTCTTACTTCTTCCGCCCGTCCCATCGTGTTGGCGCGGGCGCGTCGATCGTTGCCGGGAGTTGCTCCTGATAATTCCGATTTAGGGATAATGCTTCCGTACACTCCTCTCCATCATTTGCTATTTCACTTTGGTGCGCCGCATGTACTTGTGATGACGAGTGCCAACCGTTCCAGTGAACCAATCATCTATGAAGATGACAAAGCGGCCAAAGCGCTTGAAGGCATTGCGGATGTGTGGCTTGTTGGGGAGCGTCCTATTGCCCGCCGCGTCGATGATTCCGTTGTTCGCGTCACCCCGTTTGGCCCTGCCGTGCTTCGGCGGGCGAGGGGCTATGCGCCGCTTCCTGTTGCCCAATTGCCAAGCGCTCGGCCCATTCTCGCGGTCGGATCTGACTTAAAAAATGCTGTCACATTAGTAGTCAATGGACAGGCGGTCGTTAGCCAGCATTTAGGAGATTTGGTAAAATACGAAGTGTACATGTCATTTGAACAGACTGTCTACGATCTTTTATCAATGTATGATGTTCCGTTGCAAGAAACGATAGTGGCGTACGATCTTCATCCTGATTACCGTTCTTCTGCTTTTGCCTATGGTTTGGAAGCTTATCGGCATATTGGCATCCAGCACCACCGCGCTCATGTGGCGTCCGTGCTGGCGGAGCGAAATGCATTGGACAAACGGGTGATCGGAGTAGCGTTGGACGGGACAGGGTTTGGCGACGATGGAGCGATCTGGGGCGGCGAGCTGTTTGTCGGAAGCGCTGTGGAAGGGCTGGAACGTCGCGGGCATCTTCGTTACGCTATGCTTCCCGGCGGCGACGCGGCAGCGCGCATGCCGCTTCAAGCGCTGGCTGGTTTCTTCGCGGATGAACCGGAATTGGCAATGGATGTAGGAAAGCGATTATCGTTCCCTGAACGTTTTTTCACGGCGGTAAAGATGGTAGAAAAGCGATTGCGCACCTTTCCTACGACATCTGTCGGGCGTTTGTTTGATGCGGCAGCTGCTCTTTTAGGATTCACCGAGACCATTTCATTTGAAGGTCAAGCAGCTATTTGGCTGGAGCATTTAGCACGTACAGCTCCGTTAGAGAAGGTATATTCTTTTCCATGGGACGGAAAAGAACTTGATTATCTCCCGCTCTTAAAAGAAATGGCCGCGGATCGTTTGAACGGAAGAGATGTGGCGATGATTGCTCGTTCGTTTCATCGAAGCGTCGCTGAAGGCATATTCCGCAGTGTTCGTTTTTTAGGAGCGGCCTATGGGATTGACACGGTTGTGCTATCCGGCGGCGCATTTCAAAATTCGCTTTTGTTAGCTGATTTGCAAGCGTTATTTTTGGAAAACGATATGCACGTATGGATCGGCAAAGGAGTGCCGCCTAACGACGGCGGCATTAGTCTCGGTCAGGCGGCGCTCGCGGCGGTGAGCAATTCTATGCGCTAA
- a CDS encoding phasin family protein: MAFIKKWLMFGLGLAVTGKEQVEKFVDELVKKGELSLEEAKDIMDQWIQQKEERKAELQSMVREQLKQMTDKLDLATKEDIRKLEQRIENLEKSDGN, encoded by the coding sequence ATGGCTTTTATCAAAAAATGGTTGATGTTTGGCCTCGGCTTGGCTGTGACAGGTAAAGAACAAGTGGAAAAATTTGTCGATGAGTTGGTGAAAAAAGGGGAATTATCTTTGGAAGAGGCGAAGGATATTATGGATCAGTGGATTCAGCAAAAGGAAGAACGAAAAGCAGAGTTGCAGAGCATGGTGCGCGAACAGCTTAAGCAAATGACGGATAAATTGGATTTGGCAACAAAAGAGGACATTCGAAAATTAGAACAACGAATTGAGAATTTAGAAAAAAGCGACGGCAATTAA
- the ubiB gene encoding 2-polyprenylphenol 6-hydroxylase → MVGKRMRHMSRYRDIAIALIRHGFGIVVEEIGFAQFLSLPQKIFFNTKEKDGKTIGERIRLVLQELGPTFVKLGQIASTRPDLLPEEIIRELEKLQDQVPPFSFEEVRNIVQQELGADLTQIFRQFADVPLAAASIGQVHQAILHSGEKVAVKIQRPNIANIIETDLEILQDLATLAERRLEWAAQYQICDMVDEFSRSLRAELDYTIEARNAEKISNQFKNDPGIHIPKVFWEYSTKKVLTMEYVEGIKFNELERLKQNGYNLKKLADRLAKAVFQQIFVEGFFHGDPHPGNVLVLPGEVIAFIDFGMVGRLNPEIKYHFSSLVIALMNQSTDGVIKSICQMGLVPDDVNIMQLRDDVEQLREKYYRVSLSKISLGEAVNDLFRVAFRHSIRIPRDLTLLGKTLLTVEGMVEKLDPDFRILDIAEPFGRRLLKERLRPKNIAEMVWKHVSDYREMLIDFPKNMKEFASLIKQGKLHFEIDIPELDHFLKKLDQISNRLSFSIVLLSFSIIMVGIIIGSSMGRQSTLLWKIPAIEIGFGVAALMFVWLLYSIFKSGRF, encoded by the coding sequence ATGGTTGGGAAAAGGATGCGCCATATGAGCCGTTACCGTGATATTGCCATCGCATTGATTCGTCATGGATTTGGAATCGTGGTCGAAGAAATTGGATTCGCTCAGTTCCTCTCCCTCCCGCAAAAGATATTTTTTAACACGAAAGAAAAGGATGGAAAAACCATTGGGGAACGAATTAGGCTTGTTCTGCAAGAATTAGGCCCGACCTTCGTGAAATTGGGGCAGATCGCAAGTACGCGCCCCGATTTGCTTCCGGAAGAGATTATCCGCGAATTGGAAAAATTACAAGATCAAGTTCCGCCTTTTTCGTTTGAAGAAGTTCGTAACATCGTTCAGCAGGAGTTAGGCGCGGACTTAACGCAAATTTTCCGCCAGTTTGCGGATGTTCCGCTTGCCGCTGCTTCGATTGGGCAAGTTCACCAGGCCATCTTGCATTCGGGGGAAAAAGTGGCTGTCAAAATTCAACGTCCGAACATTGCCAACATCATTGAGACGGATTTGGAAATTCTTCAAGATTTGGCTACTCTTGCTGAACGCCGGCTGGAGTGGGCCGCACAGTATCAAATTTGCGATATGGTTGATGAATTTTCTCGCTCCCTGCGAGCAGAACTTGATTATACGATCGAAGCACGCAATGCCGAGAAAATCTCCAATCAGTTCAAAAATGACCCGGGCATCCATATTCCTAAAGTGTTTTGGGAGTATTCCACCAAAAAGGTATTAACGATGGAATATGTGGAAGGCATCAAATTCAATGAACTAGAGCGGCTGAAGCAGAACGGTTATAATCTGAAAAAGCTGGCGGATCGCCTGGCAAAGGCGGTCTTTCAGCAAATTTTTGTCGAAGGATTTTTCCATGGGGATCCCCACCCCGGGAATGTGCTCGTGTTGCCTGGAGAAGTGATTGCGTTTATTGATTTCGGAATGGTGGGGCGGCTGAATCCTGAGATAAAATATCATTTTTCTTCATTGGTTATTGCTTTAATGAACCAAAGTACAGATGGGGTCATAAAATCGATCTGCCAAATGGGGTTGGTGCCGGATGATGTGAATATCATGCAGCTGCGTGATGATGTGGAGCAGTTAAGAGAAAAATATTACCGTGTCTCATTAAGCAAAATCAGTCTTGGCGAGGCTGTCAATGACCTGTTCCGTGTAGCGTTTCGCCACTCCATCCGCATTCCTAGAGATTTAACGTTATTAGGAAAAACGTTGCTGACGGTGGAAGGAATGGTGGAAAAACTCGATCCTGATTTCCGCATCCTCGATATTGCCGAACCGTTCGGGCGGCGGCTATTAAAGGAGCGATTGCGCCCGAAAAACATAGCGGAAATGGTATGGAAGCACGTTTCCGATTATAGGGAAATGTTGATTGACTTTCCCAAGAACATGAAAGAATTCGCTTCTTTAATCAAACAAGGAAAGCTTCATTTTGAAATCGACATTCCTGAGCTGGATCATTTTTTGAAAAAATTAGATCAAATCAGCAATCGATTATCATTTAGCATCGTTTTACTGTCTTTCAGCATTATTATGGTAGGGATTATTATCGGGTCTTCCATGGGAAGGCAATCAACATTGTTGTGGAAAATCCCAGCGATTGAGATTGGTTTCGGCGTAGCGGCACTGATGTTTGTGTGGCTGCTGTATTCGATTTTTAAGTCGGGGAGATTTTAG
- a CDS encoding glutathione peroxidase, giving the protein MSIYNYEVTKPNGETVSLSEYKGKVLLIVNTASRCGFTPQFQDLQKLYEKYREYGFEILGFPCNQFGGQEPGSSQDAVAFCQRNYGVTFPIFAKIEVNGDNAHPLFQYLKKEAPFKGFDETNANGRILKLMIMEKNPEWLVGDEIKWNFTKFLINRDGKVIRRYEPIEEPIDFEQDIAALVNA; this is encoded by the coding sequence ATGTCCATTTACAATTATGAAGTGACAAAACCAAACGGAGAAACGGTTTCTTTGTCTGAATATAAAGGAAAAGTGTTGCTCATTGTTAATACAGCGAGCCGCTGCGGATTTACACCGCAATTTCAAGATTTACAAAAATTGTATGAAAAATACCGTGAATATGGATTTGAAATTCTTGGTTTTCCGTGCAATCAGTTTGGTGGGCAGGAGCCGGGAAGCAGCCAAGATGCCGTTGCTTTCTGTCAACGAAATTACGGGGTAACTTTTCCTATCTTTGCCAAAATTGAAGTAAACGGCGATAACGCTCACCCATTATTTCAATATTTGAAAAAAGAAGCCCCATTCAAAGGATTTGACGAAACAAACGCGAACGGAAGAATTTTGAAACTGATGATTATGGAAAAAAACCCGGAATGGTTGGTTGGGGACGAAATCAAATGGAACTTCACCAAATTTCTCATTAACCGCGACGGCAAAGTGATTCGCCGATACGAACCAATTGAAGAGCCGATCGATTTTGAACAAGACATCGCAGCGCTTGTCAACGCCTAA